A genome region from Brassica oleracea var. oleracea cultivar TO1000 chromosome C2, BOL, whole genome shotgun sequence includes the following:
- the LOC106322679 gene encoding uncharacterized protein LOC106322679 — MARENPLMSFSFSLRYLCHFTLLISVLSFVSFLFRHNTTLCYFPYDHNPNTDHTFDHTHDNETIDLLTFSSAWNHLTFSPSKPNKILKIAVVVKKWPQKSQAGGLERHALTLHLALANRGHEVHVFTAASPSFPEYGLKNLRFHLSEPTSGGYLDQASLSQELQTQNASGRPFDVVHTESVGLLHTRAKNLQNVVASWHGIAYETFHSDIIQELLRQADVAAGAEAEQPPPSAPALTERAKRVVEEVKFFQRYAHHVATSDHCGDVLKRIYMIPEERVHIVLNGVDESVFKLDVSKRERFRERFGVRSVVKNREPPLVLGIAGRLVKDKGHPLMFSALKRVFEENKKARENVVVLVAGDGPWGNRYKELGSNNVIVLGPLDQEKLAEFYNAIDVFVNPTLRAQGLDHTLLEAMVSGKPVLATRLASITGSVVVGPHLGYTFSPSVESLAEAISRVVSDGTEELERKGKEARKRSLRLFTASKMADAYERLFLCISDKSYCTIQA; from the exons ATGGCTAGAGAAAACCCACTGATGAGTTTCTCCTTCAGTCTCAGATACCTCTGTCACTTCACTCTCCTCATCTCTGTCCTCTCTTTCGTCTCTTTCCTCTTCAGACACAACACCACACTCTGTTATTTTCCTTACGACCACAATCCCAACACTGATCACACATTCGACCACACCCACGATAACGAAACCATCGATCTTCTTACCTTCTCTTCTGCTTGGAACCATCTCACTTTCTCCCCGTCCAAACCGAACAAGATTCTCAAGATCGCTGTCGTGGTTAAGAAATGGCCGCAAAAATCACAAGCTGGTGGGCTCGAGAGGCACGCGCTTACGCTACACCTTGCTCTAGCCAATCGTGGCCATGAGGTTCATGTTTTCACCGCCGCGTCTCCGTCCTTCCCTGAGTATGGACTGAAAAATCTTCGATTTCATCTCTCTGAGCCAACCTCCGGTGGATATCTCGATCAAGCTTCCCTCTCGCAAGAGCTTCAG ACGCAGAACGCTAGTGGAAGACCATTCGATGTGGTTCACACAGAGAGCGTCGGGCTTCTCCACACACGAGCCAAGAACCTCCAAAACGTTGTCGCGTCGTGGCATGGAATCGCTTACGAGACGTTTCATTCCGACATAATCCAAGAACTCCTCCGTCAAGCGGACGTCGCCGCCGGAGCAGAAGCAGAACAGCCACCGCCTTCCGCTCCAGCTCTTACGGAGCGAGCCAAGCGTGTCGTGGAGGAAGTCAAGTTCTTCCAACGGTACGCTCACCACGTGGCAACTAGCGATCATTGCGGCGACGTGCTCAAGAGGATCTACATGATCCCCGAGGAACGCGTCCACATCGTACTAAACGGCGTCGACGAGAGCGTTTTCAAACTGGACGTTTCGAAACGCGAGAGGTTCAGAGAGAGATTCGGCGTTAGGAGCGTCGTCAAGAACAGAGAGCCTCCTCTGGTTCTTGGAATCGCGGGGAGGTTGGTTAAAGACAAAGGCCATCCTTTGATGTTCTCGGCTTTGAAACGTGTGTTTGAAGAAAACAAGAAAGCGCGAGAAAACGTCGTCGTTTTAGTGGCGGGAGATGGACCATGGGGAAACAGATATAAAGAACTCGGGTCTAATAACGTGATCGTTCTTGGACCGTTGGATCAAGAAAAGCTAGCGGAGTTCTACAATGCCATCGATGTGTTTGTGAACCCGACGCTTAGAGCTCAGGGGCTTGATCACACTCTTTTGGAAGCTATGGTTTCAGGGAAACCAGTCTTAGCCACGAGGCTAGCGAGTATCACTGGGTCCGTGGTCGTTGGTCCGCATTTGGGATATACTTTCTCGCCCAGCGTGGAGTCTCTCGCGGAGGCGATTTCACGAGTTGTTAGTGATGGAACAGAGGAACTGGAGAGGAAAGGCAAGGAGGCACGTAAACGATCGTTGAGGCTTTTCACCGCGTCTAAAATGGCTGATGCGTATGAAAGGTTGTTTCTTTGCATTTCGGATAAGAGTTACTGTACAATACAAGCTTGA
- the LOC106322680 gene encoding uncharacterized protein LOC106322680: MEGKGRVGSSSSSSFTAEVFGFKDPSPPSSSSGIFSSIFPHPSKGVARDGPSSKHGSQAQRRESATAQEDRVEPCHLSSSLYYGGQDVYSRSSTNQTYPTVRNERLRSGEGDTNGQNSHDVSRGNWWQGSLYY, encoded by the exons ATGGAAGGTAAAGGACGAGTAGGATCATCAAGTTCTTCTTCTTTCACCGCCGAAGTCTTTGGCTTCAAAGATCCTTCGCCGCCATCTTCTTCCTCTGGAATCTTCTCTTCCATTTTCCCTCATCCCTCCAAG GGTGTTGCAAGAGACGGTCCAAGCTCCAAACATGGTTCACAAG CTCAACGTAGAGAATCTGCAACTGCGCAAGAAGACAGAGTTGAGCCATGTCATCTAAGCTCTTCTCTTTACTACGGTGGTCAAGACGTATACTCTCGATCCAGCACCAACCAAACTTACCCTACA GTAAGAAACGAGCGTCTAAGAAGCGGAGAAGGCGATACTAATGGACAGAACTCACACGATGTTTCAAGAGGAAACTGGTGGCAAGGTTCTCTTTATTACTAA